A genomic window from Phoenix dactylifera cultivar Barhee BC4 unplaced genomic scaffold, palm_55x_up_171113_PBpolish2nd_filt_p 000007F, whole genome shotgun sequence includes:
- the LOC103705395 gene encoding probable BOI-related E3 ubiquitin-protein ligase 2, translated as MAVEAHHLHLFPSQLLRNREIVNAVENPSSNIYNTQMSFVAPVSGTTGSFIPLYNPTTPAAASESGLTFNNLGAAAAAVSLPKKRLRDSDRPLSFLGEDVSSHIQQQMLDVDRLIVYHVEKVRVELMERRKRFARQILAAIEERVAKRLKAKEEEIERMGKLNWALEERIKSLCVENQIWRDLAQTNEATANVLRTNLEQVLAAQVKKEEGQRGEAFAAGAAGTDVEDAESCCCGENQEEERETTVNGWKKRVCRNCLVHEPSVLLLPCRHLCLCAACGPATHSCPICKCCKNGTVNVNMSS; from the exons ATGGCAGTTGAAGCCCACCACCTTCACCTCTTCCCCTCCCAGCTCCTTAGAAACAG GGAAATCGTTAACGCCGTGGAGAACCCATCCAGCAATATCTACAACACCCAAATGAGCTTCGTCGCGCCCGTCTCCGGCACCACCGGTTCCTTCATCCCGTTGTACAATCCCACCacccccgccgccgcctccgagAGCGGTCTCACCTTCAACAACCTtggtgccgccgccgccgccgtgtcGCTTCCTAAGAAGAGATTGCGCGACTCCGACCGCCCGCTTTCCTTCCTCGGCGAAGACGTCTCCTCTCACATCCAGCAGCAGATGCTCGACGTCGATCGACTCATCGTCTATCAC GTGGAGAAGGTGAGAGTCGAGCTGATGGAGCGGCGAAAGCGCTTCGCGCGGCAGATCCTGGCTGCGATCGAGGAGAGAGTAGCGAAGCGTCTGAAGGCTAAGGAAGAGGAGATCGAGAGGATGGGCAAGCTCAACTGGGCGTTGGAGGAGCGCATCAAGAGCCTGTGCGTGGAGAACCAGATATGGAGGGATTTGGCTCAGACCAACGAGGCCACGGCGAATGTTCTCCGGACCAACTTAGAGCAAGTCCTGGCAGCCCAGgtgaagaaggaggaggggcagcGGGGCGAGGCCTTCGCCGCCGGCGCCGCCGGCACCGATGTCGAGGACGCCGAGTCATGCTGCTGCGGCGAGAaccaggaagaggagagggagacgaCCGTGAATGGATGGAAGAAGAGGGTCTGCCGGAATTGCCTGGTTCACGAGCCGtcggtgctgctgctgccgtgcCGGCATCTCTGCTTGTGCGCGGCGTGCGGTCCGGCCACCCATTCCTGTCCCATCTGCAAatgctgcaaaaatggcactgtCAATGTAAACATGTCCTCATGA